One region of Micromonospora ureilytica genomic DNA includes:
- a CDS encoding ATP-binding protein yields MTREPPISTVTSPPRLYRAPEHRMAAGVAAGIADHLGISVLRVRVAFMVLLGLSGLGLLLYAAFWAVVPLRPGDTAVPPRRDVAQLLPFVGIGLGVLLIQVMVFDSVGAAGTAGWLVAIIAVGAGVIWHQSAPERRRQWGEAMPVPWLGAVVEESDRRAFVLRFIGGGVLVAVGIIGVAAVYSPAQNFDAVINGVIFALVGLAGVGVVAAPVLWRTYSQLRSEREGRIREQERAELAAMVHDQVLHTLALIQRNAGDVKTVQRLARGQERSLRNWLYKPTASPSERFAAALEQAAAEVEDTFAISVETVVVGDRETDEKVGALVAAAREALVNAARHADVQTVSLYAEVEPDQVSVFVRDRGKGFDPDTVEDHRHGVSGSIIGRMKRHGGRAEIRSGPGEGTEVRLILPISRDSSAAERNR; encoded by the coding sequence GTGACCAGGGAGCCTCCGATCAGCACCGTGACCTCGCCTCCGCGCCTCTACCGCGCTCCGGAGCACCGGATGGCCGCCGGCGTCGCCGCCGGTATCGCCGACCATCTCGGCATCTCGGTGCTGCGGGTGCGTGTCGCGTTCATGGTTCTGCTCGGGCTGAGCGGGCTCGGCCTGCTGCTCTACGCGGCCTTCTGGGCGGTGGTGCCGCTGCGTCCCGGTGACACCGCGGTGCCGCCCCGGCGGGACGTCGCCCAGCTCCTGCCGTTCGTGGGGATCGGGCTGGGTGTCCTGTTGATCCAGGTGATGGTCTTCGACTCGGTCGGCGCGGCGGGCACCGCCGGTTGGTTGGTGGCGATCATCGCGGTCGGCGCCGGGGTCATCTGGCACCAGTCCGCGCCCGAGCGGCGGCGACAGTGGGGCGAGGCGATGCCGGTGCCCTGGCTCGGAGCGGTCGTCGAGGAGAGCGACCGGCGGGCCTTCGTGCTCCGGTTCATCGGCGGGGGAGTGCTGGTCGCGGTCGGCATCATCGGTGTCGCGGCCGTCTACTCGCCGGCACAGAACTTCGACGCGGTGATCAATGGCGTGATCTTCGCGCTGGTCGGGTTGGCGGGCGTCGGCGTGGTCGCCGCGCCGGTGCTGTGGCGGACGTACAGTCAGCTCCGCTCGGAGCGCGAGGGGCGCATCCGCGAGCAGGAGCGGGCCGAGTTGGCCGCGATGGTGCACGACCAGGTGTTGCACACGTTGGCCCTGATCCAGCGCAACGCCGGCGACGTCAAGACGGTGCAGCGGCTGGCCCGAGGGCAGGAGCGTTCCCTGCGCAACTGGCTCTACAAGCCGACCGCCTCCCCGAGCGAACGCTTCGCCGCCGCTCTGGAGCAGGCCGCCGCCGAGGTCGAGGACACCTTCGCGATCAGCGTGGAGACGGTGGTGGTGGGGGACCGGGAGACCGACGAGAAGGTCGGCGCGCTGGTCGCGGCCGCGCGGGAGGCGTTGGTGAACGCGGCCCGGCACGCCGACGTGCAGACCGTGTCCCTCTACGCCGAGGTGGAGCCGGATCAGGTCAGCGTCTTCGTTCGGGACCGGGGTAAGGGCTTCGATCCGGATACGGTGGAGGACCACCGGCACGGCGTAAGCGGCTCGATCATCGGGCGGATGAAGCGGCACGGCGGACGGGCCGAAATCCGGTCCGGCCCGGGGGAGGGGACCGAGGTCCGGCTGATTCTGCCGATCTCCCGGGACTCGTCCGCAGCGGAGAGGAACAGATGA
- a CDS encoding response regulator, producing the protein MAEQPTEHLDPAEARPERLRVFLVDDHAMFRAGVRAELGAHVEVVGEASTVAEAITRIASVGPDVVLLDVHMPDGGGRAVLEAMRRTHPQVKFLALSVSDAAEDVIGLIRAGARGYVTKTISPDELAAAIRRVADGDAVFSPRLAGFVLDAFAARPDAPVADPELDQLTNREREVLRLLARGYAYKEIAKELFISIKTVETHVSNVLRKLQMSNRYELSRWAADRRLV; encoded by the coding sequence ATGGCCGAGCAGCCGACCGAGCACCTCGACCCGGCGGAGGCCCGCCCCGAGCGGCTGCGGGTGTTCCTGGTGGACGACCACGCCATGTTCCGGGCCGGTGTGCGCGCGGAGTTGGGCGCCCACGTCGAGGTGGTGGGCGAGGCGAGCACGGTGGCCGAGGCGATCACCCGGATCGCCTCCGTCGGCCCGGACGTGGTGCTGCTCGACGTGCACATGCCCGACGGCGGCGGTCGCGCGGTGCTGGAGGCGATGCGGCGTACGCACCCGCAGGTCAAGTTCCTGGCGTTGAGCGTCTCCGACGCGGCGGAGGACGTGATCGGGCTGATCCGCGCAGGCGCCCGGGGGTACGTCACCAAGACCATCTCTCCGGACGAGTTGGCTGCCGCGATCCGTCGCGTGGCCGACGGGGACGCGGTGTTCAGCCCACGGCTGGCCGGTTTCGTGCTGGACGCCTTCGCGGCCCGGCCGGACGCACCGGTGGCCGACCCGGAGCTGGACCAGCTCACCAACCGTGAACGGGAGGTGCTGCGGCTGCTGGCCCGGGGGTACGCGTACAAGGAGATCGCCAAGGAGCTGTTCATCTCCATCAAGACGGTGGAGACGCACGTGTCGAACGTGCTGCGCAAGCTCCAGATGTCCAACCGCTACGAGCTGTCCCGGTGGGCGGCGGATCGCCGCCTCGTTTGA
- a CDS encoding peptide ABC transporter substrate-binding protein, with protein sequence MRVSKRATSAIALSAAAALVASGCSSGGDGDTAASADGSIVVHGVQPENPLVPSNTTETGGGKIIDWLFTGLVEYPNDGGAPRNALAESINTTDSKVFTIKIKAGTKFHDGTEVKAKNFVDAWNWAAYSPNGAQNGTFFADIAGFEQTYTTDPDGADGPKKAPTPTTDKMSGLKVIDDQTFEVTLSAPTAVFPTKLGYSAFMPLPDVFFTMKPEEFGRKPIANGPVKFVSWEDNALIKLTRFDDYNLRDKMKVKDVDVKLYQDDNAAYADLLANNLDFMEVVPTSALAGDKWKTDLGERGRSTVTPSTAFIAFPIYDKRFANPKLRRAVSLSINRQEISDKIFFGTRKPADSWANPLTPGAKPGNCTACKFDVATAKTLLDEAGGFTGEMVFYYNSDSAHKDWMDAVAQQVKTNLGINARAEGVPTFAVFRQNVNAHKMTGPYRAAWQQDYPDVENWVNPLFVTNGSSNDGLYSNTEVDALAKQASGAPSLEASHEAFAKAVEKVDQDVPSIPIYFYGQQSGHSEKIKKLELNNVGEIDITSVEL encoded by the coding sequence ATGAGAGTCTCGAAGCGGGCGACGAGCGCGATCGCGCTCAGCGCGGCTGCCGCGCTTGTCGCGAGCGGTTGCTCGAGCGGCGGCGACGGCGATACTGCCGCCAGCGCGGACGGCTCGATCGTTGTTCACGGCGTCCAGCCGGAGAACCCGCTGGTCCCGTCGAACACCACGGAGACCGGCGGCGGAAAGATCATCGACTGGCTGTTCACCGGCCTGGTCGAGTACCCGAACGACGGTGGGGCCCCGCGTAACGCGCTGGCGGAGTCCATCAACACCACGGACTCCAAGGTCTTCACGATCAAGATCAAGGCCGGTACCAAGTTCCACGACGGTACCGAGGTCAAGGCGAAGAACTTCGTCGACGCCTGGAACTGGGCCGCCTACTCGCCGAACGGCGCGCAGAACGGCACCTTCTTCGCGGACATCGCGGGCTTCGAGCAGACCTACACCACGGACCCGGACGGCGCGGACGGCCCGAAGAAGGCCCCGACCCCGACGACCGACAAGATGTCCGGCCTGAAGGTCATCGACGACCAGACCTTCGAGGTCACCCTGTCGGCGCCGACCGCGGTCTTCCCGACCAAGCTCGGCTACAGCGCCTTCATGCCGCTGCCGGACGTGTTCTTCACGATGAAGCCGGAAGAGTTCGGCCGCAAGCCGATCGCCAACGGCCCGGTGAAGTTCGTGTCCTGGGAGGACAACGCCCTCATCAAGCTGACGCGCTTCGACGACTACAACCTTCGCGACAAGATGAAGGTCAAGGACGTCGACGTCAAGCTGTACCAGGACGACAACGCCGCCTACGCCGATCTGCTGGCCAACAACCTCGACTTCATGGAGGTTGTCCCCACCTCGGCCCTCGCCGGTGACAAGTGGAAGACCGACCTCGGTGAGCGGGGCCGCTCGACCGTCACGCCGTCGACCGCGTTCATCGCGTTCCCGATCTACGACAAGCGCTTCGCGAACCCGAAGCTGCGTCGTGCGGTGTCGCTGTCGATCAACCGGCAGGAGATCTCGGACAAGATCTTCTTCGGTACCCGCAAGCCGGCCGACAGCTGGGCGAACCCGCTGACCCCGGGTGCCAAGCCGGGTAACTGCACCGCCTGCAAGTTCGACGTGGCCACGGCCAAGACGCTGCTCGACGAGGCCGGTGGCTTCACCGGTGAGATGGTCTTCTACTACAACTCGGACTCCGCCCACAAGGACTGGATGGACGCCGTCGCGCAGCAGGTCAAGACCAACCTTGGCATCAACGCCCGGGCCGAGGGTGTGCCGACCTTCGCGGTGTTCCGCCAGAACGTCAACGCCCACAAGATGACCGGTCCGTACCGTGCTGCCTGGCAGCAGGACTACCCGGACGTCGAGAACTGGGTCAACCCGCTGTTCGTCACGAACGGCTCCTCGAACGACGGCCTCTACAGCAACACCGAGGTCGACGCCCTTGCCAAGCAGGCCAGCGGCGCGCCGAGCCTGGAGGCCTCGCACGAGGCGTTCGCCAAGGCCGTCGAGAAGGTCGACCAGGACGTCCCGAGCATCCCGATCTACTTCTACGGCCAGCAGTCCGGCCACTCGGAGAAGATCAAGAAGCTCGAGCTGAACAACGTCGGCGAGATCGACATCACCTCGGTCGAGCTCTGA
- a CDS encoding ABC transporter permease, translating into MGRYLLRRLLQLVPVFIGTTFLIYWLVWAVPGDPFAGKCGERRCPDQYIAFMTEKYHLDQNVFVQYGNYMKNLLQGDFGQTFQQREISDIILTAYPNTLKLALVALAIEAIIGLGAGVLSGLRRNGFLDNLVLVSTLFLIALPVFVVGFVLQWLLGVQWGIIKPTVSSEMRWSELIVPGFVLGSASVAYIARVARTSIAENRRADYVRTAIAKGLPMRRVVGVHLLRNSLIPVVTLLGTDLGALMGGAIVTEGIFGINGIGRQVFRSIITKESATVVGIVVVLVLVYLVMNLLVDLLYAALDPRIRYE; encoded by the coding sequence ATGGGCCGTTATCTGTTGAGACGGCTGCTCCAACTCGTGCCGGTCTTCATCGGTACGACGTTCCTGATCTACTGGCTCGTCTGGGCTGTGCCCGGCGATCCGTTCGCCGGCAAGTGCGGTGAGCGTCGCTGCCCGGACCAGTACATCGCCTTCATGACCGAGAAGTACCACCTCGACCAGAACGTCTTCGTGCAGTACGGCAACTACATGAAGAACCTGCTCCAGGGCGACTTCGGTCAGACGTTCCAGCAACGCGAGATCAGCGACATCATCCTGACCGCGTACCCGAACACGCTGAAGCTGGCCCTCGTGGCGCTCGCCATCGAGGCGATCATCGGTCTCGGCGCCGGCGTGCTGTCCGGTCTGCGGCGAAACGGCTTCCTGGACAACCTGGTCCTGGTCTCCACCCTCTTCCTGATCGCGCTGCCGGTCTTCGTGGTCGGCTTCGTGCTGCAGTGGCTGCTGGGCGTGCAGTGGGGCATCATCAAGCCGACGGTCTCCTCGGAGATGCGGTGGTCCGAGCTGATCGTGCCGGGCTTCGTGCTGGGCAGCGCGTCAGTGGCGTACATCGCCCGGGTGGCACGAACGAGCATCGCGGAGAACCGTCGCGCGGACTACGTGCGTACCGCCATCGCCAAGGGCCTGCCGATGCGCCGGGTTGTGGGCGTGCACCTGCTGCGCAACTCGCTCATCCCGGTGGTGACCCTGCTCGGCACCGACCTCGGTGCCCTGATGGGTGGCGCGATCGTCACCGAGGGAATCTTCGGCATCAACGGAATCGGCCGCCAGGTCTTCCGGTCGATCATCACCAAGGAAAGCGCCACGGTGGTAGGCATCGTGGTCGTCCTGGTGCTGGTCTATCTCGTGATGAACCTGCTGGTTGACCTGCTCTACGCCGCCCTGGACCCGAGGATCCGTTATGAGTGA
- a CDS encoding ABC transporter permease — MSDPSTASIVSTPGAHPTDSAAPATAGQPQSNDKPRGLLGDAWRDLRRKPLFWISATLIVIFLLMAAFPALFVPGDAVNGSLSRSLDKPSANGWFGYDVQGRDVYARVIYGARASIVVAVLSVLGTLLIGGTMGVISGYRGGWVDALLSRIADVFFGLPFVLGAIVILTTFNGSGAGNSKAQIMTLVIASLIVLSWPVVMRLMRSSVLATKEADYIVAARALGAGTGRIILKHLLPNCLAPLLVYGTIMVGSFIGAEATLSFLGVGLKSPVVSWGIMISDGQNFVRVAPGLVFFPAAFLVTAVLSFVMLGESVREALDPKLR; from the coding sequence ATGAGTGACCCGAGTACCGCATCGATCGTCAGCACCCCTGGCGCACACCCCACCGACTCCGCCGCCCCCGCCACCGCGGGCCAGCCGCAGAGCAACGACAAGCCGCGCGGCCTGCTCGGCGACGCCTGGCGGGACCTGCGGCGCAAGCCGCTGTTCTGGATCTCGGCCACGCTGATCGTGATCTTCCTGCTGATGGCGGCCTTCCCGGCGCTGTTCGTCCCGGGCGACGCGGTCAACGGCTCGCTGTCCCGCAGCCTCGACAAGCCGTCCGCCAATGGCTGGTTCGGGTACGACGTGCAGGGCCGCGACGTCTACGCCCGGGTCATCTACGGCGCACGAGCCTCCATCGTGGTCGCCGTGCTCTCCGTGCTGGGCACCCTGCTCATCGGCGGAACCATGGGCGTCATCTCCGGTTACCGCGGTGGCTGGGTGGACGCGCTGCTCAGCCGGATCGCCGACGTCTTCTTCGGTCTGCCGTTCGTGCTCGGCGCGATCGTCATCCTGACCACGTTCAACGGGTCGGGCGCCGGCAACAGCAAGGCCCAGATCATGACCCTGGTGATCGCGTCGCTGATCGTGCTGAGCTGGCCGGTCGTGATGCGGCTGATGCGCTCCTCGGTGCTCGCCACCAAGGAGGCCGACTACATCGTGGCGGCCCGCGCGCTGGGTGCCGGCACCGGCCGGATCATCCTCAAGCACCTGCTGCCGAACTGCCTGGCCCCGCTGCTGGTCTACGGCACGATCATGGTCGGCTCGTTCATCGGCGCCGAGGCCACCCTGTCCTTCCTGGGCGTCGGTCTGAAGTCGCCAGTGGTGTCCTGGGGCATCATGATCAGTGATGGGCAGAATTTTGTCCGGGTCGCGCCAGGGCTGGTGTTCTTCCCCGCCGCGTTCCTCGTCACCGCAGTGCTGAGCTTCGTGATGCTCGGTGAGTCGGTCCGCGAGGCCCTCGATCCGAAACTCCGCTAG
- a CDS encoding ABC transporter ATP-binding protein yields the protein MSEQSAPGPGGSGRPSGRLLEVDDLRVEFRTRDGVAKVINGVTYHVDAGETLAVLGESGSGKSVTAQTIMGILDTPPGFVTGGQVRFHGKDMLRMSDEERRRIRGEGIAMIFQDALSALNPVFTVGFQIAEQFRVRRGMGRAEAKKRAIDMLDQVKIPNAKGRFNNYPHQFSGGMRQRAMIAMSLALDPEVLIADEPTTALDVTVQAQIMDLLAELQRERQMGMILITHDLGVVADVADRIAVMYAGRIVEEADVYELYAKPAHPYTLGLIDSIPRLDEKGQQLRTIKGLPPNLMNIPPGCPFNPRCPMAQPVCREKVPPLLQVGPARASACHFAEELVNRV from the coding sequence GTGTCCGAGCAGTCCGCGCCGGGACCCGGCGGGTCCGGACGTCCCTCCGGCAGGCTGCTCGAGGTCGACGACCTGCGGGTGGAGTTCCGTACCCGGGACGGCGTCGCAAAGGTCATCAACGGGGTCACGTACCACGTCGACGCGGGGGAGACCCTCGCCGTGCTCGGCGAGTCCGGCTCCGGTAAGAGCGTCACGGCGCAGACCATCATGGGCATCCTGGACACGCCGCCCGGCTTCGTCACCGGTGGGCAGGTCCGCTTCCACGGCAAGGACATGCTCCGCATGTCCGACGAGGAGCGCCGCCGCATCCGCGGCGAGGGCATCGCGATGATCTTCCAGGACGCGCTCTCCGCGCTGAACCCCGTCTTCACCGTGGGGTTCCAGATCGCCGAGCAGTTCCGGGTCCGGCGGGGCATGGGCCGCGCGGAGGCCAAGAAGCGCGCGATCGACATGCTCGACCAGGTCAAGATCCCGAACGCCAAGGGTCGGTTCAACAACTACCCGCACCAGTTCTCCGGCGGTATGCGGCAGCGCGCGATGATCGCGATGTCGCTGGCGCTCGACCCGGAGGTGCTGATCGCGGACGAGCCGACCACCGCCCTCGACGTGACCGTGCAGGCCCAGATCATGGACCTGCTGGCCGAGCTTCAGCGCGAGCGGCAGATGGGCATGATCCTGATCACCCACGACCTCGGTGTGGTTGCCGATGTCGCGGATCGGATCGCGGTCATGTACGCGGGCCGGATCGTCGAGGAAGCCGACGTGTACGAGCTGTACGCCAAGCCGGCGCACCCGTACACCCTGGGTCTGATCGACTCGATCCCGCGCCTCGACGAGAAGGGGCAGCAGCTCCGGACGATCAAGGGCCTCCCGCCGAACCTGATGAACATCCCGCCGGGCTGCCCGTTCAACCCGCGGTGCCCGATGGCTCAGCCGGTGTGCCGGGAGAAGGTCCCGCCGCTGCTGCAGGTCGGCCCCGCCCGGGCCAGCGCCTGCCACTTCGCCGAGGAGCTGGTGAACCGTGTCTGA
- a CDS encoding ABC transporter ATP-binding protein, protein MSENILEVNDLVKHYPVTQGVVFKKTVGQVKAVDGVSFGLRAGETLGVVGESGCGKSTLARVLMNLEKPTAGNVVYKGQDISKLSGGALRRLRRQIQLVMQDPYTSLNPRMTVGDLLGEPFEIHPEVAPKGSRRAKVRELLDLVGLNPEHINRYPHQFSGGQRQRIGIARALALRPEIIVCDEPVSALDVSIQAQVMNLLEQLQGEFGLSYVFIAHDLSVVRHLSDRVAVMYLGKIVEIGTEDEIYERPTHPYTQALLSAVPVPDPTQRNNKTIIRLTGDVPSPISPPSGCRFRTRCWKAQDVCAEQVPLLEVRQASDHPSACHFAEKREIVATHEA, encoded by the coding sequence GTGTCTGAGAACATCCTCGAGGTCAATGACCTGGTCAAGCACTACCCCGTCACCCAGGGTGTGGTGTTCAAGAAGACCGTCGGTCAGGTCAAGGCGGTCGACGGGGTCTCGTTCGGTCTGCGCGCCGGCGAGACGCTCGGTGTGGTCGGCGAGTCCGGCTGCGGCAAGTCGACCCTCGCCCGGGTGCTGATGAACCTGGAGAAGCCGACCGCCGGCAACGTGGTCTACAAGGGCCAGGACATCTCCAAGCTCTCCGGTGGGGCGCTGCGACGCCTGCGCCGGCAGATCCAGCTGGTGATGCAGGACCCGTACACCTCGCTGAACCCGCGGATGACCGTCGGCGACCTGCTCGGCGAGCCGTTCGAGATCCACCCGGAGGTGGCGCCGAAGGGTAGCCGCCGGGCCAAGGTCAGGGAGCTGCTCGACCTGGTCGGGCTCAACCCGGAGCACATCAACAGGTACCCGCACCAGTTCTCCGGCGGTCAGCGTCAGCGCATCGGCATCGCCCGCGCGCTCGCGCTGCGGCCCGAGATCATCGTCTGCGACGAGCCGGTGTCGGCGCTGGACGTCTCCATCCAGGCCCAGGTCATGAACCTGCTGGAGCAGTTGCAGGGCGAGTTCGGCCTCTCGTACGTCTTCATCGCGCACGACCTGTCGGTGGTCCGCCACCTCTCGGACCGGGTCGCGGTGATGTACCTCGGCAAGATCGTCGAGATCGGCACCGAGGACGAGATCTACGAGCGACCGACGCACCCGTACACCCAGGCTCTGCTCTCTGCGGTGCCGGTGCCGGACCCGACGCAGCGGAACAACAAGACGATCATCCGGCTCACGGGTGACGTGCCGTCGCCGATCAGCCCGCCCTCGGGATGCCGGTTCCGGACCCGCTGCTGGAAGGCGCAGGACGTGTGCGCCGAGCAGGTCCCGCTGCTGGAGGTCCGGCAGGCCTCGGACCACCCGAGCGCCTGCCACTTCGCGGAGAAGCGCGAGATCGTCGCGACCCACGAGGCCTGA
- a CDS encoding non-ribosomal peptide synthetase yields MSDSLREQLLSGWSGRAVAYPADRTVLQLFQECAAARPDRVAVVYGHDSLTYGELDQRSNTLAHELHERGVRRGEFLPLALESGLELPLAMIASMKIAAPFVPIDPAGPVERTTLMIETMGARVLVDAPGSSTGPESVTRISLDATRTPGTPAAPAVPPATLDDPIYGFYTSGSTGEPKCAVNIHRGLLNRFSYMTRALSSRSDEVVLQNSRPQFDSSLWQLLWPLTTGSMVVMPTRSGILDLPSTIDTIERYGVTMTDFVPSIFNTLVELLHAEPELVGRLRSLRRLLIGGEEMTAATVHAFRAMLPTVDTINTYGPTEASIGSVFHHVTEADGEVIPLGRPIDNTYLLILDSGLTLVRPGEIGELYIGGDCLGLGYLNDPERTKAAFVDNPFPEIPGNRLYRTGDLGFHSANGLVHFAGRRDNQVKIAGVRIELLDVEAAFLRLDDVTDAKVVASSDLDNRMLIAFVTTRATGTDASVLMAQVRDMLPATMLPRRIVILDQMPLTPNGKADRRALVALADSLTSQTVMAVPTDAADVVRAHWLELLPVAQLDPDDDFFESGGDSLTAQRLAIALEQRFNRPVSARDIFELPTLRAQIALLTEDERPRTMSATSDDVRRATVLPPDIPTVVAAEPAPLADVFLTGATGFVGAQLLYDLLDQTSATAYCLVRASDERSAHDRIVDNLLHYRLWRPELSGRIRAVPGDLGRPGLGLGLGVFDELAATIDTILHCGAMINLRRDYRAHAATNVSGTLDIIRLATANRTKSVHFISTLGVIDSGPSELGDPLEGAATGNPPTDGYGQSKWAAERLLDEAAARGLPVTVHRVGEVMPHSWHGVPSRRGLADLIVKACVNLRAWFRSPIVMDYTQVECISSAVIAAAVTGRVGYFHPVQYGLVSLDDLLAGFVEEYQLVELPYEQFRQRLVRAAEQPDQGDLARLLALLPAPDNDTDVAVKDGLSSLFSDAAAGRTGRRAAQLVRSEGLTWQPVGPDVFNRYVAYYRSAAGLAALKS; encoded by the coding sequence TTGTCAGACAGCCTGCGCGAACAGTTGCTCTCCGGGTGGAGCGGGCGTGCTGTCGCCTATCCGGCCGACCGCACGGTCCTACAGCTCTTCCAGGAGTGCGCGGCAGCGCGACCCGACCGGGTGGCGGTCGTGTACGGGCACGACTCCCTCACCTACGGCGAACTTGACCAGCGGAGCAACACCCTCGCCCACGAACTGCACGAACGAGGCGTACGACGGGGGGAGTTCTTGCCGTTGGCGCTCGAGAGCGGGCTTGAGCTGCCGCTGGCGATGATCGCCTCGATGAAGATCGCGGCACCGTTCGTGCCCATCGACCCGGCCGGTCCGGTGGAGCGGACCACCCTCATGATCGAAACAATGGGAGCGCGGGTGCTGGTGGATGCGCCCGGAAGCTCGACCGGTCCCGAATCCGTCACCCGCATCAGCCTCGACGCGACGCGTACTCCGGGCACCCCCGCCGCCCCGGCCGTGCCGCCGGCGACGCTTGACGACCCCATCTATGGCTTCTACACGTCCGGCTCCACCGGAGAGCCGAAGTGCGCGGTAAACATCCACCGCGGTCTGCTCAATCGCTTCAGCTACATGACCCGGGCACTGAGCAGCCGGTCTGACGAGGTCGTGCTGCAGAACAGCCGTCCCCAGTTCGACTCGTCGTTGTGGCAGTTGCTGTGGCCGCTGACGACCGGCAGCATGGTCGTCATGCCGACGCGGAGCGGCATCCTCGACCTGCCGTCGACGATCGACACGATCGAACGATATGGCGTGACGATGACCGACTTCGTTCCGTCCATCTTCAACACGCTTGTGGAGCTCCTCCACGCCGAACCGGAGTTGGTCGGCCGGCTCAGGTCACTGCGTCGCCTGCTCATCGGCGGTGAGGAGATGACCGCGGCGACCGTGCACGCCTTCCGGGCCATGCTGCCCACGGTCGACACGATCAACACGTACGGTCCGACCGAGGCATCCATCGGCTCGGTGTTCCACCACGTCACCGAAGCCGACGGCGAGGTCATCCCGCTCGGCCGCCCGATCGACAACACCTATTTGCTGATCCTCGACAGCGGCCTGACGCTGGTGCGACCAGGCGAAATCGGGGAGTTGTACATCGGCGGCGACTGTCTCGGGCTCGGCTATCTCAACGACCCTGAACGGACGAAGGCCGCGTTCGTCGACAACCCGTTTCCGGAGATTCCCGGCAACAGGCTCTACCGGACGGGTGATCTGGGCTTCCACTCTGCGAACGGCCTCGTCCACTTCGCCGGCCGTCGAGACAACCAGGTCAAGATCGCTGGTGTACGGATCGAGCTGCTCGACGTCGAGGCCGCCTTCCTGCGCTTGGACGACGTCACCGACGCCAAGGTCGTGGCGAGTTCGGACCTTGACAACCGCATGCTCATCGCCTTCGTGACCACCCGAGCGACCGGAACCGACGCCAGTGTCCTCATGGCCCAGGTCCGGGACATGCTTCCCGCCACCATGCTGCCTCGACGGATCGTCATCCTCGACCAGATGCCCCTGACGCCCAACGGCAAGGCCGACCGGCGTGCACTCGTCGCGCTCGCGGACAGCCTGACCAGCCAGACCGTCATGGCCGTGCCGACCGATGCGGCCGATGTCGTGAGGGCCCACTGGCTCGAACTGCTGCCGGTCGCGCAACTCGACCCCGATGACGACTTCTTCGAGTCGGGCGGCGACTCACTGACCGCGCAGCGCCTGGCGATCGCGCTGGAGCAGCGCTTCAACCGGCCGGTCTCGGCCCGGGACATCTTCGAGTTGCCGACGTTGCGCGCCCAGATCGCCCTGCTGACCGAGGACGAGAGGCCTCGCACGATGTCGGCCACCTCGGACGACGTGCGACGGGCTACCGTCCTGCCCCCGGACATCCCCACGGTCGTCGCGGCGGAACCGGCGCCCCTGGCCGACGTCTTCCTCACGGGAGCGACCGGCTTCGTCGGAGCGCAACTGCTGTACGACCTTCTCGATCAGACCTCGGCGACGGCATACTGCCTGGTCCGCGCCTCGGACGAGCGCTCGGCGCACGATCGGATCGTCGACAACCTCCTGCACTACCGGCTCTGGCGGCCCGAGTTGAGCGGGCGGATCAGGGCGGTCCCGGGCGACCTCGGCCGCCCCGGCCTCGGTCTCGGTCTCGGGGTGTTCGATGAGCTGGCGGCGACCATCGACACGATCCTGCACTGCGGCGCCATGATCAACCTGCGCCGGGACTACCGGGCGCACGCGGCGACAAACGTGTCGGGCACCCTCGACATCATTCGACTCGCCACCGCAAACCGCACCAAGTCGGTCCACTTCATCTCCACGCTTGGCGTCATCGACTCCGGCCCGTCGGAGCTGGGCGACCCGCTGGAGGGCGCGGCCACCGGAAATCCGCCCACCGACGGTTACGGACAGTCCAAATGGGCGGCTGAACGCCTGTTGGATGAGGCCGCAGCCCGAGGGTTGCCCGTGACTGTCCACCGAGTCGGTGAAGTGATGCCCCACTCCTGGCACGGGGTGCCGAGCCGGCGGGGCCTGGCCGACCTCATCGTCAAGGCGTGCGTGAATCTCCGCGCTTGGTTCCGAAGCCCCATCGTCATGGACTACACCCAGGTCGAATGCATCAGCAGTGCCGTCATCGCCGCGGCGGTCACCGGACGGGTGGGCTACTTCCATCCGGTGCAGTACGGGCTGGTCAGCCTGGACGACCTGCTCGCCGGCTTCGTCGAGGAGTACCAGCTCGTCGAATTGCCGTACGAGCAGTTCCGCCAGCGACTGGTCCGCGCTGCCGAGCAGCCCGACCAGGGCGACCTTGCCCGGCTGTTGGCTCTGCTTCCGGCGCCGGACAACGACACCGACGTCGCGGTGAAGGACGGGCTGTCGAGTCTCTTCTCCGATGCGGCGGCCGGGCGGACGGGACGACGGGCCGCCCAGCTCGTCAGGTCCGAAGGCCTCACCTGGCAGCCGGTCGGTCCCGACGTCTTCAATCGGTACGTTGCGTACTACCGCTCAGCCGCCGGCTTGGCGGCGCTCAAAAGTTGA